The genomic segment TAGACTGGTCTTTGGAGCAAACTGAGCATCCCCTTGTTTGAGGTCACAGCGCGATGTCCTGGATTTTTTTCCGGGGAGTCCAGGCAAAAAGAACGGGCAATTTGGTCTTAGTGCTCCTGCACCCATTACGGTGACCGGGCGACTGTGATGAACCCGCAGATTATCGGCAATCACATCGTTTCCTGGAGTTGGTTTGGTACCGTGCTGCCGCAGAAATTCGATAAACCACTCTGAATTCATCGTATCTGGATCGGTAGTGAATTGAACTTGCCCTGATTGGTGGTAGAGATCATGTAACCGACAATCGTTGGCCATGCTCTTTCGGACCGGTGTTTGACCTTGGGGCATATGAGCGCCCATGCTGGCAGCTATTTTCGCGCCCGTTTCATCAGGCCCGGTGGATCTCGGCATCCTCCCGCTGAGCTTGCTTTTGATAGCAGGGTAGGTGTTCTGCCAACCGCTGTTTAACTTCGGCCGGGCGTTGCTCATAGGCTGGTTTGGCCGGCTTTTGGGGAGTAAATCCCATTTCTTCAATAATCGCCATCGTGTTAATCGCCAGCGAAACGTCGAACCACTTTACCGACTCCTGAACGGCTTTACGGTCCAGTAAAGCGTCATCCAGCTTAAGCTGATGGGGCATCGTATTCGATCAGCATCTTCTGAATAGCTTTTTCCTGAGAAGCACTTAGTAGTTCGCTTCAGAGGGGGCGCCTGGCTTTCGGTCAACCAGGCAGTTCCCCGGGCAGTGTAACTCCACCAGTTGTGGGCGTATTTGTTGACACCAAGCAGTTGGGCTACGTCGCCTTTTTTGATCCCCTGTTTGGTGGTGCGGAATCCCGCGTGCGTAAAACCGTGGCACTGGCTGGCGTTTAAATCTTGTTTTTTCCATACCCGAAAATATCTACCACTTTCCCCATCATAATTATGAATATTTATCGCCGGGTTAATACGATTACCTTTAACAATCCGTTTTTACTCTTCTGTTTTCGCTATTTGGAATTGCGTGCCAGGACCGCAGTTTTGGAATAAAGGGAGGAGCGGCTGCATATCAAATAACCAATGATGTTGGAAGCTCCTCATCAACATCAGATCGGAAAATTGGATTTGAAGCTGGTATCTTTGGTGAATTTCCTATCAACCGGTTGCTTTCAATACAACCGGAAGCCGTTTTTGTTCAAAAAGGAGGTGAGGAAACCAGCGAGCAATTTGGGAACTCATCCATAACTCTTAATTATGTTGATGTACCTCTTTTACTTAAAATAAATGCACCGGTAGATGGTATGCTTCAACCCTATATTTTTGGCGGACCGTATGCCGGATATCTGATTGAAGCCACTTCAGAGACTGAAAGCGAAAGCATGGAATTGACAGAATTTCTAAATGAATTTCATTACGGTTTAAAGGTAGGCCTCGGCATAAATATTGGATCTTTTTTAATCGATGCACGATACGATATGGGATTAGCCAATATTTATAAAGAAGATGAAGAACTTGAGGGAATTGACAGCAATTTCGAAATTACAACAGCGGGTTTTATACTCAGTGTAGGTCTCAGATTTTAGCAACCATTTCTTGATATCAAGGCGAGAAGAGCCTCTGTTGAGTAAGTTGAACAGGAGGTTTTTTTATGCTATCGAAAGAATATCAGCTAAAATTCCGGCAGCCGTCACTTCCTTTCCTGCACCGGGTCCCTGAATAACCAAGGGCTGATCGTAATATCGTTTCGTCTTTATCTGAACCAGGTTATTGGTATCCGTAAGTTGCCCCAGTGTGGATGATTTTGGTACTTCACTGATTCCCACCTTTATATTTCCATTCCGTAACTTGCCAGTGTATCGAAGTGTATTTCCAG from the Balneolaceae bacterium genome contains:
- a CDS encoding porin family protein, which translates into the protein MFSLFGIACQDRSFGIKGGAAAYQITNDVGSSSSTSDRKIGFEAGIFGEFPINRLLSIQPEAVFVQKGGEETSEQFGNSSITLNYVDVPLLLKINAPVDGMLQPYIFGGPYAGYLIEATSETESESMELTEFLNEFHYGLKVGLGINIGSFLIDARYDMGLANIYKEDEELEGIDSNFEITTAGFILSVGLRF